Proteins from one Thermoanaerobaculia bacterium genomic window:
- a CDS encoding polysaccharide pyruvyl transferase family protein — protein sequence MSANGEGAGAKKRVLFSGYFGAGNLGDEAILSATLARFHAQFGDTLDPIVESRDPVATRRSQGAITTVRPELLLLSEAIRSSDLVVWGGGGLLQDIWHFPVEDLFRNPRAGIPWYVRVPLLSAFWGVPCILYAQGIGPVEHAESRRLIAVVANSLPAITVRDEPSAALLRECGVTAPITVTADPAFALRIEAGQIPAQMRAHGLDSLPRPLAALVPRLPPGEETDWIEPYVRGVDRWLEASGGSVAFLPFDQGRARDVGICDGLRRRMARPDRAVVVERIEKPAGALALLGGCDLVLATRLHGVILAAVAGTPVAALDYDPKVAAAAADLDVPVLPLHSIREQSIFEAMSALAAEPERRREALAGRIEYLRSREEWNVRRAAALLARPASSRSPDDSSRELQEAKDFLSIASRQLAVASRELSESRAREADVAVELARVSEEFERWKSSRTGRIQQATWDLSARLLPEGSRRRQIYRRLRGLPEPLPPSEIPARDSSPSEPPGPRDFPGELAAFEERLLHAPKVPVVAIFSATRLREDEGQRPTQFALELARRGTAVVFVFWRWSADEPSPQDRLESRIFQVPIDVVASDPDILFRRFRGFPRRVVFEFPHPSFLEPLAAANAEGWTTVYDVLDDWEDFHRVGQAAWYREGFERHLAGTSGVVTAVHPLLVERAAALGARAPILVPNGVRTEIAAVGTRRRLRRGRVTVGYFGYLAGAWFDWEIVAAAARARPRWVFHLIGYGGSAEGVELPENVVLHGRVAQSELASYAACWDVGIVPFKESRLAAGADPIKTYEYLAMGLPVVVTGVFPPRGAEAHVTRAGSADEFVAAIEKGGRTRRRRADRRDFAKGCTWARRLDALLDAAGGFEREDPERRALFGAPE from the coding sequence ATGAGCGCGAACGGCGAGGGAGCGGGCGCAAAGAAGCGCGTCCTGTTTTCGGGCTATTTCGGCGCCGGCAACCTGGGGGACGAGGCGATTCTGTCGGCCACGCTCGCCCGCTTCCATGCCCAATTCGGAGACACGCTCGACCCGATCGTGGAGAGCCGCGATCCCGTCGCGACGCGGCGCTCCCAGGGAGCCATCACGACGGTCCGGCCGGAGCTCCTCCTCCTCTCGGAGGCGATTCGATCGAGCGACCTGGTCGTGTGGGGGGGAGGAGGCCTCCTTCAGGACATCTGGCACTTTCCGGTCGAGGATCTTTTTCGGAACCCGCGCGCCGGCATCCCGTGGTACGTCCGCGTGCCCCTCCTCTCGGCCTTCTGGGGAGTCCCCTGCATTCTGTACGCCCAGGGAATCGGCCCGGTCGAGCACGCCGAAAGCCGGCGCCTGATCGCGGTGGTCGCCAATTCGCTGCCCGCGATCACGGTGCGCGACGAGCCTTCGGCGGCGCTCCTCCGAGAATGCGGCGTCACCGCGCCGATCACCGTCACCGCCGATCCGGCGTTCGCTCTCCGTATCGAAGCGGGGCAGATCCCGGCGCAGATGCGCGCCCACGGTCTCGATTCGCTCCCCCGGCCCCTCGCCGCGCTCGTTCCCCGACTCCCGCCCGGCGAAGAAACGGACTGGATCGAGCCCTATGTCCGCGGCGTCGACCGGTGGCTCGAGGCGTCGGGAGGGAGCGTCGCATTCCTGCCCTTCGACCAGGGGCGCGCCCGCGACGTCGGCATCTGCGACGGGCTCCGCCGGCGGATGGCCCGGCCCGATCGGGCGGTCGTGGTCGAGCGGATCGAGAAGCCCGCCGGCGCGCTCGCGCTCCTCGGCGGATGCGACCTGGTCCTCGCCACCCGGCTCCATGGCGTGATCCTCGCCGCCGTCGCCGGAACGCCCGTCGCCGCCCTCGACTACGACCCGAAGGTGGCGGCCGCGGCCGCGGACCTCGACGTCCCGGTCCTCCCTCTCCATTCGATCCGCGAGCAATCGATCTTCGAGGCGATGTCGGCCCTCGCCGCGGAGCCGGAGCGGCGCCGGGAGGCGCTCGCCGGGCGGATCGAGTATCTCCGCTCCCGCGAAGAATGGAACGTTCGCCGCGCGGCGGCGCTTCTCGCCCGCCCCGCCTCGTCAAGGTCGCCGGACGATTCCTCGCGCGAGCTCCAGGAGGCGAAGGACTTCCTTTCGATCGCTTCGCGCCAGCTGGCGGTTGCCTCCCGGGAGCTCTCCGAATCGCGCGCCCGCGAGGCGGACGTCGCGGTCGAGCTCGCGCGTGTCTCGGAGGAATTCGAACGGTGGAAGAGCTCGCGGACCGGCCGGATCCAGCAGGCGACGTGGGACCTCTCCGCGCGCCTCCTGCCGGAGGGAAGCCGACGCCGCCAGATCTATCGGCGTCTCCGGGGCCTTCCCGAGCCCCTTCCTCCTTCCGAGATCCCGGCCCGCGACTCTTCCCCGTCCGAGCCTCCGGGCCCGCGCGATTTTCCGGGAGAGCTCGCCGCGTTCGAAGAGCGGCTCCTCCACGCGCCGAAGGTCCCCGTCGTGGCGATCTTCTCCGCGACGCGACTCCGCGAGGACGAAGGTCAGCGCCCCACCCAGTTCGCGTTGGAGCTCGCCCGGCGCGGAACGGCGGTGGTCTTCGTTTTCTGGAGATGGTCTGCCGACGAACCGTCGCCGCAGGATCGACTGGAGTCCCGCATCTTCCAGGTGCCGATCGACGTCGTGGCGTCCGATCCCGACATTCTCTTCCGGCGCTTCCGCGGGTTCCCGCGGCGCGTCGTCTTCGAATTCCCCCACCCCTCCTTCCTCGAGCCGCTCGCGGCGGCCAACGCCGAGGGATGGACGACGGTGTACGACGTGCTCGATGACTGGGAAGACTTCCATCGCGTGGGGCAGGCCGCCTGGTATCGAGAAGGCTTCGAGAGGCACCTGGCGGGAACGAGCGGCGTCGTCACCGCCGTCCATCCGCTCCTCGTCGAACGCGCCGCGGCTCTCGGAGCGCGCGCCCCGATTCTCGTTCCGAACGGCGTTCGGACGGAGATCGCGGCGGTCGGCACGCGGCGGCGTCTGCGCCGGGGGCGCGTGACGGTCGGCTATTTCGGATATCTCGCCGGAGCCTGGTTCGACTGGGAGATCGTGGCGGCCGCGGCCCGGGCGCGACCGCGGTGGGTATTCCACCTCATCGGATACGGCGGCTCCGCCGAAGGGGTCGAGCTGCCCGAAAACGTGGTGCTCCACGGGCGCGTGGCCCAGAGCGAACTCGCGTCGTACGCGGCGTGCTGGGACGTCGGGATCGTCCCGTTCAAGGAGAGCCGTCTCGCCGCGGGCGCCGATCCGATCAAGACCTACGAATATCTCGCGATGGGCCTTCCGGTCGTCGTCACCGGGGTCTTCCCGCCCCGCGGCGCCGAGGCGCACGTCACCCGCGCCGGGTCCGCCGACGAATTCGTCGCCGCCATCGAAAAGGGCGGACGGACCCGCCGACGACGTGCCGACCGTCGCGACTTCGCGAAGGGCTGCACCTGGGCCCGCCGCCTCGACGCCCTGCTCGACGCGGCCGGCGGCTTCGAAAGAGAGGATCCCGAAAGACGGGCGCTCTTCGGGGCGCCGGAATGA